From the genome of Micromonospora lupini:
ACTCCCGAAGGAACTCCAGAGCCACAACGAACGAGAAATCCCCCCACGCTGCTAGCCGCCACCCACCCGGCTCCGGCTCCGGCTCCGGCTCCGGCTCCGGCTCCACCCCGGCTCGGTGATCAAGAGGTTTGCGTCACGACACGCCGGGCGGGCTGACGCAAACCTCTTGATCACCGCGTCATGCCTGGGTCAGGGCCTGGTCCACCAGGGACTTGGCTTCTTCCTGGATCTTCTTGAGGTGGTCGGGGCCCTGGAAGGACTCGGCGTAGATCTTGTAGACGTCTTCCGTGCCCGAGGGCCTTGCGGCGAACCAGCCGGACTCGGTGCTCACCTTGAGGCCGCCGATCGGGGCGTTGTTGCCGGGGGCGGTGGTCAGGGTCGCGGTGATCGCCTCGCCGGCCAGCTCGGTGGCGGTGACCTGGTCCGGGGAGAGCTTGGCGAGCACCGCCTTCTGCTCCCGGGTGGCCGGGGCGTCGATCCGGGCGTACGAGGGCGCACCGAACCGCTCGGCCAGCTCCGCCCAGTGCTCGCTCGGGCTGCGCCCGGTGGTGGCCAGGATCTCGGAGGCGAGCAGGCAGAGCAGGATGCCGTCCTTGTCGGTGGTCCAGGTGGAGCCGTCGCGGCGCAGGAACGACGCCCCGGCGCTCTCCTCGCCGCCGAAGCCGACCGCCCCGTCGAGCAGGCCGGGGACGAACCACTTGAAGCCGACCGGCACCTCCAGCAGCGGCCGGCCCAGGTCGGCGGCGACCCGGTCGATCATCGAGGAGGAGACCAGGGTCTTGCCCACCGCGGCGGCCGGACCCCAGTTGGCGCGGGTGCGGAACAGGTGCCCGATCGCCACCGCCAGGTAGTGGTTGGGGTTCATGAGACCGGCGTCCGGGGTGACGATGCCGTGCCGGTCGGCGTCGGCGTCGTTGCCTGTGGAGATCTGGTAGTCGGCGCGGGCGGCGATCAGGGACGCCATCGCGTTTGGCGACGAGCAGTCCATCCGGATCTTGCCGTCGCCGTCGAGCGTCATGAACCGCCAGGTCGGGTCGACAGTCGGGTTGACAACTGTCAGGTCCAGCCGGTGCCGCTCGGCGATCTCCCCCCAGTACGCCACGCTGGCCCCGCCGAGCGGGTCGGCGCCGATCCGGATGCCGGCGTCGCGGATGGCGTCGATGTCGATCGCCGCCGGCAGGTCGTCGACATAGTGCGCGAGGAAGTCGTACTCCCCGGTGGTGTCGGCGGCGCGAGCACGCGCGTAGGTGATCCGGCGGACCTCCTTGAGCCCGGCGGCGAGGATCGTGTTGGCCCGGTCCTGGATCCACCGGGTGACGTCGGTGTCGGCGGGCCCGCCGTTCGTGGGGTTGTACTTGAAGCCGCCGTCGTCGGGCGGGTTGTGCGACGGGGTGATGACGATGCCGTCGGCGAGCCCGCTGGTGCGGCCCCGGTTGTGGGTGAGGATGGCGTGCGACAGCGCCGGGGTGGGGGTGTAGCCGTCGCGGCTGTCGACGAGCACGGTGACCCCGTTGGCGGCGAGCACCTCCAACGCGTCCACGGCGGCCGGCGCGGAGAGCGCGTGCGTGTCCCGGGCCAGGAACAGCGGGCCGTCGAGGCCCTGCTCCCGCCGGTAGTCGCAGAGCGCCTGGGTGACCGCGAGGATGTGGTCGGAGTTGAACGCGTTGCGCAGGCTGGAACCCCGGTGGCCGGAGGTGCCGAAGGACACCTGCTGCGCCGGGTCCGCGGGGTCCGGATGCTCGGCGTAGTAGGCGGTCACCAGGCGCGGCACGTCGACCAGGTCGGCGGGCTCGGCGGACTGGCCGGCACGGGGATGGGTCACGGGGTTCTACCTCCTCGATAGTGCGACGGTCACGGCTCGACCCGCTGGCCCTTGCCGATCACCACGATGCCGTTGTCGGAGACGGTGTAGCGCTGCCGGTCCTTCTCCAGGTCGACCCCGATCTCGGCGCCCTCGGGGACGAACACGTTCTTGTCCAGGATGGCCCGGCGGACCACCGCGTGCCTGCCGATCTCGACACCCTCCATCAGCACCGAGCCCTCGACGTGCGCCCACGAGTGCACCCGCACCTTCGGCGACACGATCGAGTTCTCCACCAGCGAGCCGGAGATCACCACACCCGGGGAGACCATCGAGCCGACCGCGCGGCCGACCCGCTCACCCCACTGGTGGACGAACTTCGCCGGCGGCCACGGCGGCTGCTCGGTGTAGATCGGCCACTCGAAGTTGTAGAGGTTGAAGACGGGGTGCACGTTGATCAGATCCATGTGCGCGTCGTAGAACGAGTCGAGCGTCCCCACGTCGCGCCAGTAGCCGCGGTCGCGGTCGTTGCTGCCCGGCACCTCGTTGTCGCGGAAGTCGTAGACGTTCGCCTCGCCCCGCTCGACGAGCATCGGGATGATGCTGCCGCCCATGTCGTGCTTGCTGGACTTGTCCGCCGCGTCACGCTCGACCGCCTCGCAGAGAGCGCG
Proteins encoded in this window:
- the pgm gene encoding phosphoglucomutase (alpha-D-glucose-1,6-bisphosphate-dependent) gives rise to the protein MTHPRAGQSAEPADLVDVPRLVTAYYAEHPDPADPAQQVSFGTSGHRGSSLRNAFNSDHILAVTQALCDYRREQGLDGPLFLARDTHALSAPAAVDALEVLAANGVTVLVDSRDGYTPTPALSHAILTHNRGRTSGLADGIVITPSHNPPDDGGFKYNPTNGGPADTDVTRWIQDRANTILAAGLKEVRRITYARARAADTTGEYDFLAHYVDDLPAAIDIDAIRDAGIRIGADPLGGASVAYWGEIAERHRLDLTVVNPTVDPTWRFMTLDGDGKIRMDCSSPNAMASLIAARADYQISTGNDADADRHGIVTPDAGLMNPNHYLAVAIGHLFRTRANWGPAAAVGKTLVSSSMIDRVAADLGRPLLEVPVGFKWFVPGLLDGAVGFGGEESAGASFLRRDGSTWTTDKDGILLCLLASEILATTGRSPSEHWAELAERFGAPSYARIDAPATREQKAVLAKLSPDQVTATELAGEAITATLTTAPGNNAPIGGLKVSTESGWFAARPSGTEDVYKIYAESFQGPDHLKKIQEEAKSLVDQALTQA
- the glgC gene encoding glucose-1-phosphate adenylyltransferase; the encoded protein is MAAKVLAIVLAGGEGKRLMPLTTDRAKPAVPFGGMYRMVDFVLSNLANAGYLKIVVLTQYKSHSLDRHITKTWRMSTLLGNYVTPVPAQQRRGPWWFAGSADAIYQSFNLINDEQPDYVIVFGADHIYRMDPRQMVEDHIASGAAVTVAGIRQPLSMADQFGVIEVGEDGRKIRAFREKPTDAVGLPDAPDEIYASMGNYVFTTRALCEAVERDAADKSSKHDMGGSIIPMLVERGEANVYDFRDNEVPGSNDRDRGYWRDVGTLDSFYDAHMDLINVHPVFNLYNFEWPIYTEQPPWPPAKFVHQWGERVGRAVGSMVSPGVVISGSLVENSIVSPKVRVHSWAHVEGSVLMEGVEIGRHAVVRRAILDKNVFVPEGAEIGVDLEKDRQRYTVSDNGIVVIGKGQRVEP